A window of Polynucleobacter sp. KF022 genomic DNA:
TCATCCTGAGAAATTACAGGTAATAAAGAACCGTCTTAAGCAAAATTTATTAACAGCACCATTGTTTGATACACCACTCTTTACTAAAAATTTAGAGAGTGCTTATATGGAAATATACAAACGTCATCAACAAGGCGTCCCACCAGAACATATTTATATTTCTTAAGTTGGTATTTTTGCGACGGTTATATCTTGAGGTGGTTGATTATTCGCTGAAAGTATCTGTGCTTTTATCAGAGCTTGTTCAAGATTCTGTACAAATAGTTTGCTATTAAAAAGGGGTCTAGTATTCTTATTGGCGATTAATTTCTTTTTTATTTCATCTAGCTTGCTACTTTGTGACCCCAATTCAATTGCCTGCTCCTCATAGCTCGCAATAGATTGGTGAATTAATTCGGGTAGATTGAGGCTTGTAAGTAGGCTTGAGGCAACCCGACTTGGGAAGGATGACCCCTGCAAAGTGAGTACTGGGACATCCATCCAGAGGGCATCACTAGCAGTTGCGCCAGCATTGTAGGGGTTGGTATCCAGAAATAAATCAACGATCCCATAGCAGGCAAGGTAGTCGGCCCTTGGCTGGCGCTCCATAAAAATGAGTCGTTTGGTATCTAGGCCTTTACTGATTGCATGGGCTTTGAGGTTGGCAACAGCCTGTGAATTTTCTGCAAAAAGCAATAAAACAGTATTGTCCGTGCTTTTTAATATTCTTAGCCAAGAGTCAAAAATAGGCTTTGTAATTTTAAAAACATTATTGAGATTGCAATAAACAAATTGATCCGCTGCAATTCCAAAATCTTCTTTTGTGAATACTTTGGTTCCGGGGGCTCGTTTAGAGTCATTTGCCTGATAGCTCGGCAGGTAAATAATTTTTTCGGTATAAAAATTTCTGAGCTCATTGGGAATAATGACTTCATCAGCGATGAGGTAATCCATATACTCAGCACCCATCGTCCCTAGAAATCCAATGTAGCTCATTTGAATAGGGGCTGCTCGTAGTGCAAAGATTTCGGATCTAGCGTTCTCTGTATAGCCACACAAATCAATTGCAATATCAATCTGCATCTCTCTGGATAAGAGGGCAATTTCTTCGGGGGTTTTATTGGCAACATCAATGAATTGGTCAAATGAGGCGCGTAGCCTTTGGCGCATTAAATCTGTGGTCTCTTTGCCAAAAGAAAATGCATAGACCTCAAACTGGCTTCGATCATGCAGTTCAAAGACTTCTGCCATTAAATACGAAACTGGGTGTTCATGAAAGTCCGGCGAAAAGTAAGCGATACGAATTCTCTGATTCGTATGTTTTGGTATTGGACCTAACCTAGGATCGCTGGGGTAGTTGCTTTGTGCAAACAGCGTCGCTGCCTTTTGACTTAGGGCTGGTGAGTCAATAAGTGCCGATATGGGTAGTGGAGAAATAATTTTTTCACCATGATCAATGCCATTGATTAATCGATGTTCTATTTCTTGTATTCCCTCCCACATACACATTCGCATGCGGGTATAGATACAGTCCCCATACAAAAATTCAATCCCAGGATTGAGGGCATAGGCCTTTTCAAAGCAAACCAATGCTTCGGGATATTTTTTAAATGCACTTAAATCAATACCGAGATTAACCCATGCTTCTGAGTGTGAAGGATCGGCGCTAACAGCCTTTTGATAAAAGTGAATAGCCTTATCTAATTCATATTGATCGTCATAAAGTCTACCGATGTTGTATAGCAAATCTGCAGATTGGTCATTAATAGAAGCAGCTTTTAGAAAATATTTTTGAGCTTCAATCTTTTGACCCATCAGCGCATAGGTGGCACCCATATCGTGAAGAACTTCAAAGCTATGGGGATCAAGGGCTAAAGCTTTTTTAAGGGAAACAAGTGACTCAGGGTATTTCCCTAAGGCAAGATAACTCGAGCCTAATTCATAAAAAATGATGGGGGAGCTCACCCCCTGATTAATACAGTCGCTCAGAAGTTGAACTGACTGATTCTTGTCGGGAAAGGAGTTGGCGATCTGCGTGAGTAATTGGGTGGAATCTGGATGTCCAGTTTGGATCTTTAATATCTCTAGTAATTGCTGAATGCCAGCCATTAATTGGCCAGAATTCAGCAAGTCCAAGGCTTTTTGATAGCTACTTGAGATTGAGGGCTGATTCATGGTCTTATTTTAGGGGGTAAGACTGATAGTTTTTGGTGGCCCTCCCTTGGAAAGTATGGTTTGGGTGGATTAAATTGAAAAAGTCTGCTAAAAATGAACCTCGAGATAAAAATAATATCTATTAGCGTATCTAAATAAACATAACTCAACAACACTGGGACCCTTTTTAAAGAGGCAATTTATTATGCAAAATGTGAAATCCAAATCTTTCCTCTATTCAGCACTCTTTGTGATGGCTGCACCATTAATGATGGCATCCTCCAGCGCAAATGCTGCAAGTGCCACTATGGATAAGATTAAGTCTAGCGGCGCTGTCACTATGGGCGTACGTGAATCTTCTATTCCTATGTCCTATACCACTGGCGATAGCCGATTTGATGGCTACCATGTAGAGATCTGCCGCATGATTTTGGGCGATATTAAAGACAAGCTAGGCATGAGCACATTGCGCATCAATTATCAGCCAGTGACTTCGCAAAATCGTGTGCCATTGGTGCAAAATGGCACGGTGGATATTGAGTGCGGCACAACTACCAACAATACTGCCCGTGCAAAAGATGTTGGTTTTGCTAACACTCTTTACGTTGAAGAAGTACGCATAGCAGTTAAAGCTAATTCAGGCATTACTTCTATTTCTCAGCTGGCAGGTAAAAAAGTTGCCACTACCACTGGAACTACCTCTGTTCAGCTATTGCGTAAGCATGAAAAAGCAAACGGCGTGAACTTTGATGAAGTGTTTGGTAAAGATCATGCAGATAGCTTCTTGTTATTGGAGTCAGGCCGTGCAGACGCTTTCGTAATGGATGGCTCAATTTTGGCGGGTAATATTGCTAACTCGAAGAATCCAAAAGATTTCAAAATTGTTGGCGAAGTGCTTGCTACTGAACCAATCGCCATCATGGTTCCGAAGAATGACCCTGAGTTCAAGGCTGCCGTGAATGCTGCTATTGCGAAGATTGTTGCTAATGGCAAGATGCCTGGACTTTGGAATAAGTGGTTCTTGTCACCAATTCCACCAAAAAATATCGTAGTAGGTCTTGAGCTATCCCCAGCCACTAAAAATGCTTGGGCCAACCTCAACGACAAGCCTGCGGAAGACTACAACAAGAAGTAATTTAATAAAAATAAGTTTCTTATATGGCATTAGATTTAGGTGTTTTTTGTAAAAGCACCTTAGATGGAGAAGTAGTTGAACACTGCTTCTCCTCTATCTTTGGACTTGCTCAAAATGCGGATCCCAGTTATCTGGACTGGCTGATGAAGGCCTGGGGCTGGACGCTGGCTGTTGCAGGCCTAGGACTTGCGATTGCTTTGATTTTGGGTGCCGTTATGGGTACGCTGAGAACGCTACCTGATAACGGAAGAGTGAGTAGGGTATTGGTCAGACTCTCAACCGCCTGGGTTGAACTGTTCAGAAACATTCCTGTTTTGGTTCAGGTATTTCTTTGGTACCACGTTATTCCCGCTTTTGTTCTTCCCTTAAAAGCGCTTCCCTCGTATTGGCTCGTCAGCATTGCTTTAGGGTTTTTTACATCTGCACGAATTGCAGAGCAAGTGCGTGCTGGTATTCAGTCTTTACCAAGTGGTCAAAGAGCTGCGGCAACCGCACTTGGACTAACAACGCCCCAAGCTTATCGGTATGTCATCTTGCCTATGGCATTGCGTATCGTTATTCCTCCGCTGACCTCGGAGAGTATGAACGTGATTAAAAACTCATCCGTTGCATTTGCGGTGTCCGTTCCCGAGCTTACTTTATTTGCTATGCAAGCCCAAGAGGAGACCTCTCATGGCGTTGAGATTTATTTAGCAGTGACTGCGCTGTATGCCTTATCTGCTTTTGCAGTCAATCGAGTGATGACGTTGATTGAAAAAAGAAGCCGAATTCCTGGGTTCTCTGCCGCATCTAATGATGCAAGTCTGGCTCATTAAATGGTGATGATATGTTGAGCTTAGATCTAAGTTTTTACAATTGGGAGCTGTTTACAAATTACATTCTGAAAGGTTTGTTATTTAGCGTACAGCTGACAGTCATTGCCACTATTGGTGGCATCGTAGTGGGTACTTTTTTAGCGCTGATGAGGCTTTCCGGTAAGCCGTTTTTAGTTTATCCCGCTACTTTTTACATCAACACAATGCGCTCCATTCCATTGGTCATGGTGATCCTTTGGTTCTTCTTGTTGATTCCGATGTTGATCGGTAGGCCCATTGGAGCAGATTTATCTGCAACGATTACCTTCATTGCATTTGAAGCAGCTTTCTTTTCAGAGATTGTCAGAGCGGGTATTCAGTCGGTGCCTAAGGGTCAGATGTATGCAGGCGAAGCCTTAGGAATGACCTATGGACAAAATATGCGTTTGGTAGTTTTACCGCAAGCATTTAGAAACATGATCCCTGTTTTTATGACGCAGACCATCATTTTGTTTCAAGATACCTCTTTGGTCTACGCGATTGGAGCCTATGATTTATTAAAAGGTTTTGAGATTGCAGGTAAAAATTATGGCCGTCCAATTGAAACCTATATTTTGGCTGCCGCTACCTATTTCATCATCTGCTTCTCTCTATCTAAAGCGGTACGCGCCATACAGGCAAAAGTTGCCATTATTCGTTAATTATTTTTTTGATCGCTACACACTATATAGACCATCATGATTGAACTTCAAAACGTTTCTAAATGGTATGGCTCCTTTCAGGTTCTGACGGACTGCACTACGTCAATTAAAAAAGGTGAGGTGGTGGTTATTTGCGGCCCTTCTGGTTCTGGGAAGTCGACTTTAATTAAAACCATCAATGCGTTGGAGCCATTTCAGTCGGGCCAAATTTCAGTTGATGGCATTAATCTGCATGACCCTAAAACCAATCTACCTAAACTGCGTGCTCGGGTAGGTATGGTATTTCAACACTTTGAACTTTTCCCGCACCTTTCTATCACCGAGAATCTCACGCTTGCCCAAATTAAAGTATTGGGACGCACGGCCGATGAAGCAAAAACTCATGGCCTTAAGTATCTCGAGCGAGTTGGATTAATTGCGCAGAAAGATAAGTTTCCAGGTCAGCTATCTGGCGGTCAGCAACAACGTGTTGCCATCGCACGTGCTTTAAGTATGGATCCAATTGTGATGCTGTTTGATGAGCCTACCTCTGCCCTTGACCCTGAAATGGTTGGTGAAGTGTTGGATGTGATGGTAAAGCTTGCCAATGAGGGTATGACGATGTGTTGCGTTACTCATGAAATGGGTTTTGCACGCAAGGTTAGTCATCGAGTGATCTTCATGGATCAGGGGCGCATTATTGAAGATTGCAGCAAAGATGAATTCTTCGGCAATCCAGACGCGCGCTCGCCGAGAGCAAAAGACTTTTTATCCAAAATACTGGCTGGATAAATCTAGCGGAATAGTCTCCGCCGTTAATTCATTGTTTTTGGTTTGGGCCTTTTGCCGGCTTGAACCTTAAGCTCTAATTCTTTATCTTTGCGTAAGATTTTGAGAGTAGCCTCATTGCCGGGGCTAATTTGTGCAATCTGATTGAGTAGCTGCCTGACATCTTTGGTGCTATTGCCATTGACAGCAACTAAAACATCCCCAGGCTTGACGCCACCCTTGGCTGCGGGCCCACCCTCCAGAACTCCAGATAAAAGAACACCAGTGGTATTTTTAGGCAATCCTAGCGATTCAGAAAGCTCCTTTGAGAGGTTTTGAGGTTCCACCCCAATCCAGCCCCTTGTCACACTGCCGTTACTGAGGATCGATTCCATGACCTGCTTTGCAAGGTTAACTGGGATGGCAAAACCAATCCCCATAGAGCCTCCATTTTTGGAATAAATGGCAGTGTTAATTCCAATTAAATGACCACGTGTGTCTACTAATGCGCCGCCAGAATTTCCGGGATTAATTGCAGCATCCGTTTGAATAAAGTTTTCAAAAGTATTGATGCCTACATGATCACGACCTAGGGCAGAAATAATTCCTGAGGTCACTGTTTGACCAACTCCAAATGGATTTCCAATGGCGAGCACTACATCACCCACATGAATGGATTCCACTTTTCCTAGTGTGATTGGTGTTGGTAATTGTTTGGCATCAATCTTTAAAACAGCAATGTCAGTTTCTGGGTCGCTACCAATTATTTTGGCTTTTACTTTTCTTCCATCGGCAAGCGCTACATCAATTTCATCTGCATCACTAATGACATGGTGATTGGTGAGAATAATGCCTTCGGGGCTTACTAGTACCCCAGAACCAAGACTGGAGCTGGGCTCCGCGTCTGGTGGTTGATCGCCAAAAAAGAATTTAAAAAAAGGATCGGCCGAATTATTACCATTACCTTTGCGGGTTTTGGGTGTTACATTTGCCTTGCTTGTAAAAATATTGACTACTGCAGGCATCGATTTTTTGACAGCCTCATGATACGAGCCAGGACTGACTGCGGAGTTGTCGTAAGTGCCTTCCTTAAGGGTGACGCTCTCCACCATCGAGCCCATTTGTCCATTCGATAGCCAACTTGGTTTAAGAGTGGCAACAATGAACAATGCAGCCATCAAAATGGTTACTGATTGTGCAAATAGCAACCAGATTCGATTCAACATTTTGGATTGAGCGTACGCAGATTATTTTTTGAGGCTGTCACGAATCTCGCGAAGCAAAATCACATCCTCTGGAACTGGCGGAGGAGGAGGCGCATCCATTAAACGAATTCTATTCACCACTTTGACCATTTGGAAGATGACGAAGGCCAAAAGAATGAAATTGATCGAAATGGTGATGAAGTTGCCATAGGCAAAAATGGGTACCCCAGCCTTTTTAAGGGCATCAAAGGTTCTTGGGACACCCTCTGGGATATGGCCAAGGACAAGAAAAAGGTTCGTAAAGTCGATATGACCCCCTAAAAGGGTCGAAATCACGGGCATAACGATGTCATTTACCAGGGAATCGACAATTTTCCCGAAAGCGCCGCCAATAATGACGCCGACTGCCAAATCAATCACATTGCCCTTTACAGCAAAGTCCC
This region includes:
- a CDS encoding tetratricopeptide repeat protein, yielding MNQPSISSSYQKALDLLNSGQLMAGIQQLLEILKIQTGHPDSTQLLTQIANSFPDKNQSVQLLSDCINQGVSSPIIFYELGSSYLALGKYPESLVSLKKALALDPHSFEVLHDMGATYALMGQKIEAQKYFLKAASINDQSADLLYNIGRLYDDQYELDKAIHFYQKAVSADPSHSEAWVNLGIDLSAFKKYPEALVCFEKAYALNPGIEFLYGDCIYTRMRMCMWEGIQEIEHRLINGIDHGEKIISPLPISALIDSPALSQKAATLFAQSNYPSDPRLGPIPKHTNQRIRIAYFSPDFHEHPVSYLMAEVFELHDRSQFEVYAFSFGKETTDLMRQRLRASFDQFIDVANKTPEEIALLSREMQIDIAIDLCGYTENARSEIFALRAAPIQMSYIGFLGTMGAEYMDYLIADEVIIPNELRNFYTEKIIYLPSYQANDSKRAPGTKVFTKEDFGIAADQFVYCNLNNVFKITKPIFDSWLRILKSTDNTVLLLFAENSQAVANLKAHAISKGLDTKRLIFMERQPRADYLACYGIVDLFLDTNPYNAGATASDALWMDVPVLTLQGSSFPSRVASSLLTSLNLPELIHQSIASYEEQAIELGSQSSKLDEIKKKLIANKNTRPLFNSKLFVQNLEQALIKAQILSANNQPPQDITVAKIPT
- a CDS encoding amino acid ABC transporter substrate-binding protein, coding for MAAPLMMASSSANAASATMDKIKSSGAVTMGVRESSIPMSYTTGDSRFDGYHVEICRMILGDIKDKLGMSTLRINYQPVTSQNRVPLVQNGTVDIECGTTTNNTARAKDVGFANTLYVEEVRIAVKANSGITSISQLAGKKVATTTGTTSVQLLRKHEKANGVNFDEVFGKDHADSFLLLESGRADAFVMDGSILAGNIANSKNPKDFKIVGEVLATEPIAIMVPKNDPEFKAAVNAAIAKIVANGKMPGLWNKWFLSPIPPKNIVVGLELSPATKNAWANLNDKPAEDYNKK
- a CDS encoding amino acid ABC transporter permease; amino-acid sequence: MALDLGVFCKSTLDGEVVEHCFSSIFGLAQNADPSYLDWLMKAWGWTLAVAGLGLAIALILGAVMGTLRTLPDNGRVSRVLVRLSTAWVELFRNIPVLVQVFLWYHVIPAFVLPLKALPSYWLVSIALGFFTSARIAEQVRAGIQSLPSGQRAAATALGLTTPQAYRYVILPMALRIVIPPLTSESMNVIKNSSVAFAVSVPELTLFAMQAQEETSHGVEIYLAVTALYALSAFAVNRVMTLIEKRSRIPGFSAASNDASLAH
- a CDS encoding amino acid ABC transporter permease, with translation MLSLDLSFYNWELFTNYILKGLLFSVQLTVIATIGGIVVGTFLALMRLSGKPFLVYPATFYINTMRSIPLVMVILWFFLLIPMLIGRPIGADLSATITFIAFEAAFFSEIVRAGIQSVPKGQMYAGEALGMTYGQNMRLVVLPQAFRNMIPVFMTQTIILFQDTSLVYAIGAYDLLKGFEIAGKNYGRPIETYILAAATYFIICFSLSKAVRAIQAKVAIIR
- a CDS encoding amino acid ABC transporter ATP-binding protein — encoded protein: MIELQNVSKWYGSFQVLTDCTTSIKKGEVVVICGPSGSGKSTLIKTINALEPFQSGQISVDGINLHDPKTNLPKLRARVGMVFQHFELFPHLSITENLTLAQIKVLGRTADEAKTHGLKYLERVGLIAQKDKFPGQLSGGQQQRVAIARALSMDPIVMLFDEPTSALDPEMVGEVLDVMVKLANEGMTMCCVTHEMGFARKVSHRVIFMDQGRIIEDCSKDEFFGNPDARSPRAKDFLSKILAG
- a CDS encoding Do family serine endopeptidase, which codes for MLNRIWLLFAQSVTILMAALFIVATLKPSWLSNGQMGSMVESVTLKEGTYDNSAVSPGSYHEAVKKSMPAVVNIFTSKANVTPKTRKGNGNNSADPFFKFFFGDQPPDAEPSSSLGSGVLVSPEGIILTNHHVISDADEIDVALADGRKVKAKIIGSDPETDIAVLKIDAKQLPTPITLGKVESIHVGDVVLAIGNPFGVGQTVTSGIISALGRDHVGINTFENFIQTDAAINPGNSGGALVDTRGHLIGINTAIYSKNGGSMGIGFAIPVNLAKQVMESILSNGSVTRGWIGVEPQNLSKELSESLGLPKNTTGVLLSGVLEGGPAAKGGVKPGDVLVAVNGNSTKDVRQLLNQIAQISPGNEATLKILRKDKELELKVQAGKRPKPKTMN
- the mscL gene encoding large conductance mechanosensitive channel protein MscL → MGVLKEFRDFAVKGNVIDLAVGVIIGGAFGKIVDSLVNDIVMPVISTLLGGHIDFTNLFLVLGHIPEGVPRTFDALKKAGVPIFAYGNFITISINFILLAFVIFQMVKVVNRIRLMDAPPPPPVPEDVILLREIRDSLKK